A window of Daucus carota subsp. sativus chromosome 2, DH1 v3.0, whole genome shotgun sequence genomic DNA:
TGTAGGTATTATAATCTTTTTTGGGTAGCTATAAAAGTTTTTATCCTGGGGCCTTATATACTATTGCTTGTGTATATCCGAGGATCTTTATTAATGAAATCAGGGCTTAACAAAACACAAAACTGTAACAAATAAAAGTATAGTTTCGACTTGAAGAGGCCATGAAACATGTCAAAAGAGTTTTAGGCAGAAAAACATTCCACATACAAAACCTCAATTCATCCCACAAATGCCTCTACTATCACTTTGCACAACAAAATATCATCTACCTATAAGTCCTAAGTGCAAAATTAAGGCAATGTGAAACTAGGTTCACCCCTTTCAAAATCACTAACTTCGACATGCTAATTACTACAGTCAGTAAGCTTCATCTGAACCACCTTCTCAGGTCAGTAGTTGAACATGGGGAAATCTCTCCACCAGTGCTGTCTGTATAACATGATTGCTGCCCCATTCCAACGTATCCAGCTTGAACGCTTTTGAAACTCGGACTTCTTAAGTTTTGACTATAACTTGTTCCAATGCCAGCATTTATACATGGATCAACAACTGGATATGATAGCCGTTTCTTGGCTGCCCCTCGTTGATCCCTTTCTGGTGTTGATGGGCGACTCTGCCTTGGTGCACTAAGTGATCGGGCTCGTGCTTTTGCTGACTCAGTGGCAGCCATATAATTGGGCACTGGAGCACTAACTGGACCATCATTTCCACAAGTGCTGTATCTAGCTGCACCAAAACTGGCACGAGGCGTGAAATATAAATTCGGGGTATTTGCTGTGGAGTACCTCCTGTCCTCTTTTGTGCGATGAGGGCTTGCTGAACGCACCTGCAATGACTTGGTTTTAGATGAAGGAGTGACAGGCAGATGATGAGAGGGACTGTAAGGCTCCCTATAGCGCGGTGAAGCCACGGGACATGAGCTTGGCTGCCTTTGATATTGATCCATATACTGGGCTTGGAGTCCATTTGAAGCTGAGTAAGAATAAGCCCTGCATGTGTCAACTTCTGTAGTCCTTGTGGCTTCTCTTCTTTCTGCGGAAGCTCTGTTGTTAAGCTCCCATTGCTTTTTTGCCATCCATTGTTCGAGCCATTTTGTTCTGTCCCCCGCGTCTTTCTCATCAATACTCGTGTTCCTTCTAGACTGCCAGAACTTCATAGTCAGGCAATGTGCAAGTATATTAACATTTAAGACAAGATTTAAGTTCCTATGCATCAACTCAAAGGGCTCAAGTACCTGTTGAGAGAAAGAACTAGACATAGAAGTGTCACGCATAAAAGCAGCTTCCTTTCTGCTATGCAATATAGCTTCAAGCTCTTGAACTGTATGTGGTCTTTCATCCCAGCTATCCACTATGCTACTTCCTTCTCTAGACTGAAATATACCAAGTAATTCAATAATTTGTGATGTGTAGATTATAATAAGGAAAATGCTAGGTACCCAAAAAGTGttccaaatttttttcccaaatctaATTGGCAATGTATGATTGGTTCCACCCACACTAATAATAATGTAATCTCCTATATGCATATTAACTatccaattaaaattagtctTCTCTCTAGCTCATTATTTGGAGAAAAAATTACGGGACATAATTTGGGATACGTAGCACTTAACTTGTAATTTGTAAAGTACTTACTTGGGACTTCCTTGCTCGGATATCTTGTAGATATCCAGACTCCCACAAGCTGTTTGTCTCGGCAAACATAGAATTTCTGCCTGCATCATGTGAATGCCTTGCTCTGTGATCACGAACCCGAGCCTGGACTCGAAGAAGAGCCGTCATACATCTCAGTGTCATCTTTGCTTGTTTACGAACGTTCTGTCCTCTAATCAATGCTTGAAGCATAACAATTCCCTGAAGCGCACGTCGAGCTTTTCTTGCCTTTTCAACCATTAAAACCAGTAAGaaacaataatcttaaattcTCCCTTAACTTTAACGGTTAGTTATCACTGCTATTGCCTCATTTGAccttttgtgtgtgtttcattATTCTTATTGCGCTATCAAACCCGAGGGTCTCTCGGGGGAGCAGAAGTAAAGTTTGCGTACATCTTACTTTGATGAATTTATGGAACACAGTATTTATGGTactaaaaaagaaattataactcACCAGGTATCGCCTGAAAGCTGTTTGAATGATAATAGCAGCATAGTGATGCTTAAGGGAATACGAGGGTGGCCTTGTGAGTGTAATGTATTCAACGGGGGCCTGGACGGATGCCGCGGCAGCTTTGGCTTCGTGAGCTTGTGCTAGTGCAATTGCAATGGCATGCTTATGGTCCGCATTGAATGAGGAGAGATTCGCTGGTGGAATGTTAATTGCTGCGGTCTTGGTTTGGCTTTGCTGAGCGTTTTGAGTAGGTATTCGAAATAACCATCTCCGCTTGTCTTTCTTCTGCAGATGGAAAAAAATGTTAAGCATATAATGAAGTGTGGTGTACAACTGAGACATAAAAACAAAGCAATACTAGTAGGTAAGGCAAGAGTGAAATAAGGTAACTAACCTTTTGTTCATCTTCTTGGTTAGGTTCCTCGGACTCTCTTCTCTTGGAATTCTTGGTATTCTCCTTGGTTGGAGACATGAAGGCTCTTTTGACTGCAGAGAACCATGAAGAAGCTCCTTTTTTCCCCATGGGGAGAGTGATGTGTTATGTGTAAGTGGTAAGAACTGGTTACAAAGGGAAAGAAAAGGAGTTTGGGGTGAAAGGCAAGAGAAGAGGAGAAGTTAGAAACCTATGCAGCTTGGACACTTGAGAAATGAGTGGGAAACACAAAGAAAGAAGGGCAGTACTAGTTATTATcaggcagagagagagagaaaacaaCACCCGTACAGACACACTAAATAGCTAGTCACAGTCAAGTTTAGAACTTATAATAACAAGCATTTCGGACATCTTATAATGATAAGTAGATTGGTTAAATTAACATAGTCTTTGGGTCTGTCTTTGAAACCCTGCCTAGATTCATAAAATTTGTTACTAGTTGCgtcaagtccaacaatgtctcctaagttaaaatataaggcAAATAGATGAAATATgtactccaacaatgtcctagtggtgccttaaaccACTAGGACATCCAACAAGTGCCTCATTTTTGGGGCACTTCTAAACATGTCCTAAACTaattttctcattaaaatattaacttcccACCATTTCAATGCATTTCTCTCCTCTTACTTTTACACTTCCCTccaattataattcaaataaattattagtttaataataaggGCACACATATAAAACATGTTATTGGAGTTCATGTATCAAAAAAATGTCCTAAATTGCTAggacactattttttattatatttacagGACACTTGTTAGGACACTGTTGAACTTGCTCTAAAAGTTGGATACCATCTCACTAACACAGCCGATTCTCCAATTTCATGTCAAATGATTTTGGAGGAAAGCAGCGCATTAATGAAAATATAAGCATGAGTGCATGACATAGGTATCAAAGTCTTGCAAATCAAAGAAATCCTCTAGTAACTttagttgcttttgtttatttggAGTGCTTGTGGGGAATAGTGGAGTTGGTCCCAGGAACAGCTGCAAATAGAGTTAAACAACGTTTGCTCAATATTGTACAAATAAAATATTGGACACACAAACGAGTGCATCAAGACCAGAATCCAAAGTTAACAGAATACATGGTAGTACATATACATTGTGGGTAGTTTTGTGAGAGAGTTACTATGTCAGCACTCAGTCTCATGTTTAATAAGAACAATTTATAAGGAGCAGTTCCCACCGTAATTTTTGATATGCAAACTATTTCGAACCAATGCAAAAATAGTGTAAATATTATACTCCTATATTAACACAACATTTGGTATGAAACGTTTATTTCGTGTAATTTCTAAatcattttagaattttttaaatcttatattattaacaaaataaatttgtttcatTTATGTCTCATTTATATCATATGTTacatcaaaaaaaattgtaaagttAAAAAGCTACTATCAAATCTCCAATTCAaagtaaaaaacaaatattcaaatagattgatttttttaatttatgataCATATTTCTAAAAAATCCGTTTTGGTCgtatataatataagtagtaTGCTGAGCAGCTTTTACATCCTTCACGTGTTGTGTTCAGGAGGCAGCAATACTAATGTACTATACTATATCAACTCAGGCTCaacattatttgtataattgtatGTCTGAGATGAGTGTTTTGTTGTAACGCTCCAGCTTAGCTGTATTATCATATCATGTGTATCAACTCTGGAGCATATTTTGTGTTTGACGCTCTTCTTGTTAGCATCAACAGAAACTTTGGACTTTTGTTAGACTCATGTTTGACCAAACTTGGTCTAGTCAAATTTGTCTTAAATCTCCTGCGCTTAGTGCAGCATTAGCAGCCAGTACTGTTACAAGTCCTGCCAGCATTAATTATTTggaaattgtttttatttagtACTTCTTTTGGACTATACTTTACtaaacatattatattctaaaaatatatagattagatatttttataaacttcCTTTGActccaaaataatatttattgcctaaatatataaataataatgcaTTCCAATCATGGTGAAATTACATAAAGTGCTAACTgaaattatgacaaaattaCATAAAGAGCTAATTGAAATGTGTggcttattcaaaaaaaaaaaatgtgtggCTTACCTACAATAATACAAAAAATGACAGCTTTGTGtacacaaatatattaaaaaaaatctaactaACTTGTATATGTCCATTTATAATCATCTTTCCGTGAAAAATTTGTAACTCGGCCACTTGATTTCGTTTCAATaacatatttgaattttattgttgatttttgcttcttgtttaaattatattaaaaaaatatttatgatgagGCTAAAGGATCCCGAATATTAAGGCATGCATGTGTTTGATGATGCAGCATAACGACATTTATTGAAACAATAACATGTTGGGGGCTTGGGAGTTGGGAGTTGGGACGGTGTGTTTGTTGAAATCCACTTCACAATTTCACATATGCAGCATGGGCATGGTTCCTCCTCACACTATtcattatcaattttttattttttttaataaatagaaactaaatttaaatttgcaAAAAATTATTTAGCGTAATATTTGTcatttgacttaatttaaaaAAGGTTGTGTATTGcttttaagtaaaaaaaatatttataaatggaaaattttttttaatttattttgttggataattattttataataaggaatttattaaatatataaattaatattatatcaaaaaaataataggaGTTGtcttttaaaactaatataaataaaaaaaagttgaattttTCAACTTCTCTTGTTAGAATTCTTAAGTTAGAAGTTAGACTtacaaatttgataaaaatgatGTATGAGATGCAACTTGCAAATTGCAAGTCAGGCTCCTTAACCCGCCGAAGGCCATATTGGCCCCGATTCCGAATCAAAGCCCAATAAAGAAAAATACTCCTTTCATCCGGACTTagatagtgttttttttttttttttcatttcacacCATACAAACCTCTTAGCTAAAAATTAAGTTgacattttaaatataaaaaatttagccaacatgttgaaaaaatcatactccaaccgtatgaacctgttgtctataattttagccaacctcctataaatggctatatttgtcgaacctctacatatctgtaagaaatctgtaggatgattgcacatcatttaataccatattaaactgatatattctattttaacaaactaaaatattaataacattctatttttaaattatagccgaccaatataaccaataccattgaagtacaatgtcttacagattcagcaaattttacataatgtcttacaggttcaatttagccaacgattatacctaacgccgttggagatgctcttaagaaatattaaatgattGTATCTTTTTCCATTTCTACCCTTATTTATTATCTtgactttttataatattagcTTGATGGTACATTCGAAATGATAAATAAACAAGGGTAAGAATTGAAGATTGTTGATAAATATGCATTGAAAAGAGTGGGGTTCAATaattttgagataatttttttttatcaaaaggACCATCTaaattgagatggagggagtagaatTGAGTATAACCTATCACCAAACCACATGCAAGCGCATCGCCGCACCGCAAAAAATGATAATTCAATCAAGCTCGAATCAAGTTTGACAGTGTTCGACTCGACTTGACTCAGCTCGATTACACCCATATTCTAGATACTTTTCGTAGCAGcttgtttttgtgttttaagtggtaataatgatatgatagagtttttttacatttttggaGTTAAAAACAGATTTGTAATTTTTACGTTAATGTGAAATGTGAATTTTACCTGCCCATTGGATAAATATGaggaatattttatataatcaatatattaaaacctaaaagGTACCCGTTAAAACATTGATTGAATGATGTACACTTTCAAATGTTAAGGTCAAAAGATCATTAAATCTTATGAATATGTGGTAAAAAGTTGATCTTAAAACATTATATTGGAACTTGTAGTGAACAACTaagttgaaatattttttattttaaaaaataaacatgTAATTTAAAATGTCCGGCTTCGGATTTAATTTGACCATGTCGATGAGAATGTATATCcctatcatattttatatgaatttaatttttcagtgaaatataaaatatttataaaaaagccATAGAGATATAACAAATCCTAATTTAGAATTTACAGAGAGATTAATGTGTTTAAAAAATTTGAGCGGTAAAACCAAAAATTCAAACAGACAAGAGATTCGAAAATTGAATGAAAAGTTATTACACAACTCAATAaacaaatatagtcaatacaTTGGTTGTACTTTTATTCAAATAAGTTGTCAGTTTCTCTGTATTCTTTTCTTGTTCACCTCTCCCTGAATCTCCTCACATATCCATTTGTAATGGGAGGTTGCGTTTCAACAAATTTACTCAATGAAAACGATGAATTAAACCCCATTGGGATTGGCCACCACATTGTGTCTCTCACTTCCACTACCTATGGCCTTCTCAATCTTGATCCGACCACCACGCCCCCTCCTCGAATCACACTCAGTCCCGTGCTTTCAAAGAAAGATGATCCACCATCTTCACCTGAAGTTATTAATTCCTGGGAGCTCATGGCTGGCCTAATTGAGAATGAGGTTACAACTACTAGTAGTAGCTCTCGCTTTCGGATCTCTCCTCTTCCCCCTCCTCAACCCTCTAAGCGTGTTCCGCTTAGAGATCTTGAGAATTCTAATTCTAACAATGTTGTTAGAACTACCCCTGATTCATTAGGCGGGCACAATTGTTATGAAAAGTTGTGCCCGCCTAATGGGGGTAGTAGGGTTGTCGTTTATACGACAACCCTGAGAGGGGTGAGGAAGACTTTTGAGGAGTGTAATGCGGTTAGGGCAGCATTTGAAGGACACGGGGTTAGTATTTGCGAGAGAGATATCTCAATGGATAGAGGGTTTAAAGAGGAGCTAAGAGATCTTATGAAGGGGAAAGAGGATTCTTTGCCTCCGAAAGTTTTTATAAAAGGGAGATATGTCGGTGGAGCTCAAGAAGTGTTGAGGATTCTTGAAGAAGGGAAGTTTGCGGAATTGGTTCAAGGGTTGCCTAGATTGAACAATAGGTTATGTGGGTATGTTTGTGATATGTGTGGTGGGGTTAGGTTCTTGCCTTGTTTTCGGTGTAATGGGAGTTGCAAGATGGTTAAGCAAGTTAATCAGGAGAAtgatgaagctaaagttgttggTCTTGGGTTCAAAAAGCAATTGAATAATAATGTAGTTGTGGTCAGGTGTTCTGATTGTAATGAGAATGGTTTGGTGCAATGCCCCATTTGTACCTGACTCCTTTGTATCAGGTTCGTTTCTTAAGACTTGCCTATGTAAATACATTTCTTCAGTTATTTCTACTTGAATGCCATTTTACATATACTTATTAATCAGTATGCTCCAATGCTTTTGTTATATGCTAAGTACTAGTTTGGTGTTTGATTAGATTAGGGCAACAGTTGTTTCATAGACGATAACTTATGGGATGTTTCTAATGCTCAGTGTGCATCATGATTATAGACAGTATGATGTGGCTCTCTGAATCTTATTTCTAGATAAAACACATGATCACTctaattcagattagataaatCTCGATGATGTAAATGCCACACAAGAGTAGTAACTATTCGTTACACATAGGTTTCATATTGTACTCACAGAATTGATGGAAatgaatttgataaagattGATACAGCTGAAATTACTCCAGGTATATGGAAAGACCGTGTTCATGTTgatcttattattatttattagaatACCTTATGACTTGCTGCAAGAAATGCATTAAATTTGCACTCCAGTACTCAACAAACACACATATATGATCTTGGTAGAAATGGAGCACAAGGTGATCGTCACTGAGCAATTTTTAGTATTTTGACTGGTTCATTTCCAGAGCAAAATTATATGGAAGGCATTTTCGTCCTATAACAGAAATTGGTCTTGAATTAAGGATAATACACTGAATTTAGCCGTACCCAAAATAGTCTATAAACATATCAAACACTTCCAGGTCCTTtgctcctattagattatagaAAACACAGtgtcttaaatttttatattcaaatgaTAAGATATCACAAACTTAGTATACTGTAGTGTGCTGTTAATACTCCTATGTGCTGTTAATACTCCTATATGAAGCAAACTGAGTATGTAATTAACTTTTTATGAGTTCATATGCTAATTTTCATCTTGGATTGAGTGCTTAATTACTTTTAGTTTTATGAGTTTATATGCTAATTTTCATGAGGAAGTTCACAAAATCAATGTAGCAGATTTTTGCCACACATTTTAAGCTATTAAAATTTCCGTGTTACCTTTTTGACATCTTAACAGTAACACTTCCGCAACAGTCACAAATTGAGGCAAAGTGAATATTGTTCTGCATTGTTTTTGCTCAGGGTTGATGAATAAAATTTGGTACAGAGCTGTATTTTCTTCATTTATGAACAACTAAAATGAATGCAGTTATGCTTTTTTGCAGTCATGATCATGTACACTCAATCAAGACTTTCCAAGCTGCTAAAGTTGTTGGCATCAAGAAGCCAAATAATGATGTACTTGAGATCAGCTGTTCTAGTTGTATTGTAAATGGTTTGATGCTCTGTGCCATTTTGTTCCTGACACCCGTCACCCCTCAACATCTGGTTCGCTTGTTCAAAGACATATCTATGTAAATCCTAAATACCTTCCCTAAATTTTCTActataatattagtttacatATTTACATAATGCTTTGAGTCTTTGACGCTTTAGCTGTATGCAGCTATCTAAAAATCATTAATTAGATGAGAAGTGCAGTAGTTCTATAATTTCCTTATGGGGTTTAATTCTTCTAGTTGAAAAATTATTGTCCTTCATACGATTATTACTTTTTTTCTTGTATTTAGCTTACCCCTCTTTTTTAGCTGAGCTTTCTGCCTGGGTACACAACGCTTATTACAGAATAACCAATTCAATTTTTGAAACGAAGCAGAAAAAATAATCTATACTACCCTGCTGGACCATATGTGATCAGTTTCAAATTGGTTTGCAGGCTAGAATTATGTAATGAAAGCTGTCATTCAGAATTTTCATCCTTATCGAATATAGTATATCAAGTTCTGATAATTCAGTGATAACATATTAGGCTTTATCTCAAGTTTTGATGATTTAGTGATAACTTATAGCACATCTGTAACTGTAAGTATGCTTTAGTTCACTTTGATATTGCCCTGTAGAATTCGATTTTGGATTTATTTTAGCTTCCAGAATATATTATTGCTACCTTGACCTCATCGAACTCATAATTTTCCCTGTGCTTGCTGTAGATGATTCTTGACATATGTTTTACATCTTCGGGTGTTCTTGCTTGTAAGTTTTAACTGAAATTGCAATCATATTAAACAAGTTGATGGGACCTGAATTCCTTCATCTTAAACAATTTACCAGAGAACTGAATACTGATGTGTGACGGAGTGactcagaaaatttaaaattctgaatCAGTTAAGAGAGGATGTGATGATTGAACTTGGTAAAACTTCGATCAAGGGTCTGCTTGGTTTCCTGCCTGCACTTGAGGTTATTCTCGATTTTCGTTTTTAAATAGCAAAACTACAAGTACTTGTTAAATTATGGGATGATTCTAATCGTTGTTTGATGTTAACTTAAAAGGActtattaaactaaaaaagataattataaagtataagcagtgttgtaaaaggcgggaatcggacttagtcggtgcAAGCATTGTCGAGGAATTAGTTGAATAATtggagattaatcggatcattaatctgaatcaatttaatattatttttagttatatattagGATGATGTTCTGATGAACGACACTATATCCTAATATATCTACGAGACATTTGTTAAAACATTGTTGGACTTACTCTAAACAGTGGTTACAAGCACATGATACTTTTCATTTCtgttttccataattaaatatatttactacAATTGAcggtcaaaatatatatttttctaaaattttatttaatttaattaaaagagAAATGCTAAATATCTCTTAAATATATACTCCGTCTCTTTTTTCATTTCTTTCGCATTGTTTGGCCCTGAATTTAAGgcatatataaaacatagtttcataatctattttaaaaattttcaataaaaagttaaacattgaaaagaaaatctttaataattttattaaattatattttatgagaagAATAAAATACGCGCAGAGCACCGTTCCGAATATAAATGATTGTGGCCTTGTGGGCATGGTGGGGGTACATTTGAGCGGAAGGTAACTCGACACATAAATGTTTAAACTGCCGATATGAATCACACTATGATAGCCACATgtatttaaaaaatctaaaagtaATGTCTTTTTAGTGTGAAAAATATTGCTGCCCCCACCGATAAAAACAATTATGTACTTAAACTATTAAGGTACTTATAGGTAGATTTGGGCCCTTAGTTGggctaatgaaaataaaaatcctGCCTAGAACTTGAGTGATAGACACTTTAGACAAAAAGATAAAGACAGCAGATGATTAATCAAAAAGAGCATGTGAGTATGTATCTAAAATCTTaactaattcttttttaataaaatcaactaaatagtttaataaattttagaattaattaacacctaatttgctccaaacgcagtttgATATCTGACTTTAAAATttgacaatatttttttaaataatattattttattaagtgaTCAATCTCCTTATATTTTGAGATATTAGGAAGAGGATCCGCCGTCAAATTAGCCAAAATCTCaactattctattttttttaattaaattaatattggaaaatatatttataatatatgttttctcataaatagtactccctctgatTCTTTATACTTTGCCCATTTCAAATGTCGGCACTGTTCATGACACGAGACAAATTACTTGTTTACGTCtaatttataagactaaatatagtcatgagtgatctcgTTGGATTCATatttacgagtactttaatacagtgaaacttttatatttaatactaatacaaaattaaagatattaatgatcaaaagtgtgtgttggcaaacgtgacaAAGGCAAacgggaaaagtatttagggacggagggagtatatttttgttAAGTTATCAATTCTACTCAAAATCAAGATACCCAGAGAAGGACTTGTTATGATGACATTTCTCTTAACTCAGAaaattcatttttgaattaaCCGGGTTCACATAAATGCATCTAGATAAACACAGCTCTCATAAGATATAAGTGAAATTCTAGTGAAACTTTGAAAACTAGGAGGAATACTGACCATAATCAtcttatatactattttttttagttgAAACATAAATTTTCATTATCACATATTTccatttaataataatagtagtagtaataataataataataataataataataataataataataataataataataataataataataataataataataataataataataataataataataataataataataataataataacaaaacacccgtattcaaatttaaacagaggaagaaaaacataaaataaaacctCGTGCGACTGGAGTCTGGAGGGACAAAATATCCGTTCCATTCATTTGTCCTTTTTCTCGTCTGTCTTCGAGTGAAGGCGATACCACATCTGTAAAGGGACACCcgaatcattattattatactcaATAATTTAGTGCTCAAATAGTTAAGAATTAGTCTGGTTAACTTCTGGAAATTTGGTGATGGATGTTACTGCATTAGCATGCATTAGTTTGGCGGAGTTTTTATAAAGATTTCAGTATACATCGATCTTCAAATACATATCGAACGacatgaataaaattttgattatcatTTTACATGAGTTACGTTTTTGACTTTTCGATGTCCGATCATATTTTATTTGCAGGTGATTAGCCGATTGTTATCGAGCGATAAAGTAGCCAGTAACATAAAAAGTGTCATCCAATCTAACAAACGCATTAAGAGGAAAAAATTGGGTGTACTTACCCCTGCTGGTAGTATTTCCATTCCAAACTCGCAAGCTTATAATTCAATCGGCAACGTGTTTACCTTCTATTTATAGTCAATGCATGTGAAGTACAGGGTTCTGAAATATTTatccaacaaaaaaaaataagcagtataaaatataaatgtaaaatCCCCGAGTATAAAATAGATACAAACTCAGCTAATAATTATGGAATTATCTAATTACTCTGTGTGTCTAAATTGAACGATCCACTTTTTTTACACGCATTACAGTGCATTCGATAGAGATACttgtaaataataaaatttacgaTTTGTTTgcctgtataaaagtataaaccttatattttaatacaaaattaaattcttgtttataatatattattgggCTACTTAGAGTCTTGTTTTTGGGAGGACTTGGAGACCTTATCCAACACCGTAGGATTAGAAAGAAATAAACGGCAGATGTGCAGTACACGTGTCTTGCATGTTCTACTAAAAAAACATAATCAAAACGTATAAAGATAAAGATACCGTATAAAGACACGATCATAATCCCATAGAAAACGACCTTGAATTTTACAGTTATCTGTTTAACTGTCCTCCTAAAATCATTCGCTCATTACTATCCAAATCACCGAATCTTTGTAGACAGCGTAGAAGAA
This region includes:
- the LOC108206873 gene encoding protein IQ-DOMAIN 17 isoform X1, coding for MGKKGASSWFSAVKRAFMSPTKENTKNSKRRESEEPNQEDEQKKKDKRRWLFRIPTQNAQQSQTKTAAINIPPANLSSFNADHKHAIAIALAQAHEAKAAAASVQAPVEYITLTRPPSYSLKHHYAAIIIQTAFRRYLARKARRALQGIVMLQALIRGQNVRKQAKMTLRCMTALLRVQARVRDHRARHSHDAGRNSMFAETNSLWESGYLQDIRARKSQSREGSSIVDSWDERPHTVQELEAILHSRKEAAFMRDTSMSSSFSQQSRRNTSIDEKDAGDRTKWLEQWMAKKQWELNNRASAERREATRTTEVDTCRAYSYSASNGLQAQYMDQYQRQPSSCPVASPRYREPYSPSHHLPVTPSSKTKSLQVRSASPHRTKEDRRYSTANTPNLYFTPRASFGAARYSTCGNDGPVSAPVPNYMAATESAKARARSLSAPRQSRPSTPERDQRGAAKKRLSYPVVDPCINAGIGTSYSQNLRSPSFKSVQAGYVGMGQQSCYTDSTGGEISPCSTTDLRRWFR
- the LOC108206873 gene encoding protein IQ-DOMAIN 17 isoform X2 — its product is MGKKGASSWFSAVKRAFMSPTKENTKNSKRRESEEPNQEDEQKKDKRRWLFRIPTQNAQQSQTKTAAINIPPANLSSFNADHKHAIAIALAQAHEAKAAAASVQAPVEYITLTRPPSYSLKHHYAAIIIQTAFRRYLARKARRALQGIVMLQALIRGQNVRKQAKMTLRCMTALLRVQARVRDHRARHSHDAGRNSMFAETNSLWESGYLQDIRARKSQSREGSSIVDSWDERPHTVQELEAILHSRKEAAFMRDTSMSSSFSQQSRRNTSIDEKDAGDRTKWLEQWMAKKQWELNNRASAERREATRTTEVDTCRAYSYSASNGLQAQYMDQYQRQPSSCPVASPRYREPYSPSHHLPVTPSSKTKSLQVRSASPHRTKEDRRYSTANTPNLYFTPRASFGAARYSTCGNDGPVSAPVPNYMAATESAKARARSLSAPRQSRPSTPERDQRGAAKKRLSYPVVDPCINAGIGTSYSQNLRSPSFKSVQAGYVGMGQQSCYTDSTGGEISPCSTTDLRRWFR
- the LOC108206956 gene encoding uncharacterized protein At5g39865; the protein is MGGCVSTNLLNENDELNPIGIGHHIVSLTSTTYGLLNLDPTTTPPPRITLSPVLSKKDDPPSSPEVINSWELMAGLIENEVTTTSSSSRFRISPLPPPQPSKRVPLRDLENSNSNNVVRTTPDSLGGHNCYEKLCPPNGGSRVVVYTTTLRGVRKTFEECNAVRAAFEGHGVSICERDISMDRGFKEELRDLMKGKEDSLPPKVFIKGRYVGGAQEVLRILEEGKFAELVQGLPRLNNRLCGYVCDMCGGVRFLPCFRCNGSCKMVKQVNQENDEAKVVGLGFKKQLNNNVVVVRCSDCNENGLVQCPICT